From one Streptomyces mobaraensis genomic stretch:
- a CDS encoding SMI1/KNR4 family protein, with the protein MDREQWRPFLKRWSEEWIAGHDPEQDRPLDEEVVRDGWLGFAPASDADVAVAEARLGRRLPPSLREFLLATDGWRDAGPFVYRLAGTRGLDWLAASDEAGWIDAYSGDDVEEGEPDEGAILARSLKLSLEGDACVMLLDPEDVDERGEWAAYWLSSWSGMGPERHDSFHSLMRGEFASFHALRQPPGATRDHWDARVEEARGAALGGAVDEPLAVLAEAAEYGRRRAQLLRFQLLVLLGDWHTLSPYTLISSYVDAGNEPLFGPELLPLLFTENARGPWGRPNPALTSLEESGPESVRALVADHRRRLREPGFPFPYGNPEFDAAVRRVTARLADAPEDEEARRRLEDTLWPELKEAMRAWRPLNDDHLAPAVLLADPLLAGLITPERGRELLSVPRGGGRAKG; encoded by the coding sequence ATGGACCGCGAGCAGTGGCGGCCGTTCCTGAAGCGCTGGAGCGAGGAGTGGATCGCCGGGCACGACCCGGAGCAGGACCGCCCGCTGGACGAGGAGGTGGTGCGCGACGGCTGGCTCGGCTTCGCCCCGGCGAGCGACGCGGACGTGGCCGTGGCCGAGGCCCGGCTCGGCCGCCGACTGCCGCCGTCGCTACGGGAGTTCTTGCTGGCCACCGACGGGTGGCGGGACGCGGGCCCGTTCGTCTACCGGCTCGCGGGGACGCGCGGGCTCGACTGGCTCGCCGCCTCCGACGAAGCCGGGTGGATCGACGCGTACTCGGGGGACGACGTCGAGGAAGGCGAGCCGGACGAAGGGGCCATCCTCGCCCGGTCGCTGAAGCTCTCCCTGGAGGGCGACGCCTGCGTCATGCTGCTCGACCCGGAGGACGTCGACGAGCGAGGGGAGTGGGCGGCCTACTGGCTGTCCTCCTGGTCGGGCATGGGGCCTGAACGGCACGACTCCTTCCACTCCCTGATGCGCGGCGAGTTCGCCTCCTTCCACGCCCTGCGGCAACCACCGGGCGCCACCCGCGACCACTGGGACGCCCGGGTCGAGGAGGCCCGCGGGGCCGCGCTCGGCGGTGCCGTCGACGAACCCCTGGCGGTGCTGGCCGAGGCGGCGGAGTACGGACGCCGGCGGGCGCAGCTGCTCCGCTTCCAGTTGCTCGTGCTGCTGGGCGACTGGCACACCCTTTCCCCGTACACGCTCATATCGTCGTACGTCGACGCCGGCAACGAACCCCTCTTCGGCCCCGAACTGCTGCCGCTCCTCTTCACGGAGAACGCGCGCGGCCCCTGGGGGCGGCCGAACCCCGCGTTGACCTCCCTGGAGGAGAGCGGGCCGGAGTCCGTGCGGGCGCTCGTGGCCGACCACCGGCGGCGCCTGCGGGAGCCCGGGTTCCCCTTCCCCTACGGCAATCCGGAGTTCGACGCGGCGGTGCGGCGCGTCACCGCGCGGCTCGCCGACGCACCGGAGGACGAGGAGGCGCGCCGCCGCCTGGAGGACACCCTCTGGCCGGAGCTCAAGGAGGCCATGAGAGCGTGGCGCCCGCTGAACGACGACCACCTCGCCCCGGCCGTCCTCCTCGCCGACCCCCTCCTGGCCGGGCTGATCACCCCGGAGCGCGGGCGGGAGCTCCTCTCCGTCCCCCGGGGCGGCGGCCGTGCGAAGGGCTAG
- a CDS encoding class I SAM-dependent methyltransferase → MNRGFDDLVAEAASVSVDGWDFSWLDGRATEERPSWGYQKLMARRLAGASAALDVQTGGGEVLAGASVLPPTMVATESWPPNVAKATALLHPRGAVVVAAPDEPPLPFADAAFDLVTSRHPATVWWSELARVLRPGGTYLAQHVGPASVFELVEFFLGPQPEARRKRHPDDESAAARAVGLEVVDVRSERLRMEFFDVGAVVYFLRKVIWTVPGFTVDLYRDRLRALDERIRAEGPFVAHSSRVLFEARKPA, encoded by the coding sequence ATGAACCGTGGATTCGATGATCTGGTGGCCGAGGCGGCCTCCGTTTCCGTGGACGGCTGGGATTTCTCCTGGCTGGACGGCCGGGCCACCGAGGAACGCCCTTCGTGGGGCTATCAGAAGCTGATGGCGCGGCGGCTGGCCGGGGCGTCGGCGGCGCTGGACGTCCAGACCGGAGGCGGTGAGGTGCTGGCGGGCGCCTCGGTACTGCCGCCGACGATGGTGGCCACCGAGTCCTGGCCGCCGAACGTCGCCAAGGCCACCGCGCTGCTGCACCCGCGCGGCGCGGTCGTGGTGGCGGCGCCGGACGAGCCGCCGCTGCCCTTCGCGGACGCGGCGTTCGACCTGGTGACCAGCCGGCATCCGGCGACCGTCTGGTGGTCGGAGCTCGCCCGGGTGCTGCGGCCCGGCGGTACGTACCTCGCGCAGCATGTCGGGCCGGCCAGTGTGTTCGAACTGGTGGAGTTCTTCCTCGGCCCGCAGCCCGAGGCCCGCCGGAAGCGGCATCCGGACGACGAGAGCGCCGCGGCCCGGGCCGTGGGGCTGGAGGTGGTGGACGTCCGGTCGGAGCGGCTTCGGATGGAGTTCTTCGACGTCGGCGCGGTGGTGTACTTCCTGCGAAAGGTGATCTGGACCGTTCCCGGGTTCACCGTCGACCTCTACCGGGACCGGCTGCGCGCACTGGACGAGCGGATCCGGGCGGAGGGCCCGTTCGTCGCCCACTCGTCCCGGGTGCTGTTCGAGGCCCGCAAGCCCGCCTGA
- a CDS encoding glycoside hydrolase family 18 protein, with protein MTLSPTVRHAVVAVAVASGTALCLLTGTAAALPAGAAPAPTAPAARAAAVGPLGAELLSASDKVGLAWTGDQSGSKDQNWGNGGTYHYVLKPVSGQATPDVDWKVRFTLPEGQAFDSEYQQDQVTVAGSTLTVAPSQDWRRKVPQNGLEIIIAWKEDPSPIAAVPGKPDAPATWAPYVDTSLYPEPDLPKMAEASGARQFTTAFVVSDAQDRKTPVWGGQHAHPVSGNYGVPRINALRRAGGDVVVSFGGANNNELAQDITDVGALTEAYGGVVERLKAYKLDFDVEGTAVVDKAANTRRAKALAALQQRYAAKGTPLHISYTLPVLASGLTPDGLEVVRDALRNGLAVETWNVMAMDYGPPVQDMGQAAIDAGTNLHDQLASVYPGTPDAAVWKMIGITPMIGVNDSPGETFRLEDARRLAAWAAQKHIGRLSMWSATRDHPCDKPTASPVCSGIPGQQEYEYSKVLGTFTG; from the coding sequence ATGACGCTCTCTCCCACCGTCCGCCATGCCGTCGTCGCCGTCGCCGTCGCCTCAGGAACCGCTCTCTGTCTGCTGACGGGAACGGCCGCCGCCCTGCCGGCCGGCGCGGCACCGGCCCCCACCGCCCCCGCCGCTCGCGCCGCCGCCGTCGGCCCGCTCGGTGCCGAACTGCTGTCCGCCTCCGACAAGGTCGGTCTGGCCTGGACGGGCGACCAGTCCGGCAGCAAGGACCAGAACTGGGGCAACGGCGGCACCTACCACTACGTGTTGAAGCCCGTCAGCGGGCAGGCCACCCCGGACGTCGACTGGAAGGTGCGGTTCACCCTGCCCGAGGGCCAGGCGTTCGACAGCGAGTACCAGCAGGACCAGGTCACCGTCGCCGGCTCGACGCTGACCGTGGCACCGTCCCAGGACTGGCGCAGAAAGGTTCCGCAGAACGGGCTGGAGATCATCATCGCCTGGAAGGAGGACCCGTCCCCCATAGCGGCCGTCCCCGGGAAGCCCGACGCTCCCGCCACCTGGGCCCCGTACGTCGACACCAGCCTCTACCCCGAGCCCGATCTGCCGAAGATGGCGGAGGCCAGCGGGGCCCGGCAGTTCACCACGGCGTTCGTCGTCTCGGACGCCCAGGACCGGAAGACGCCGGTGTGGGGCGGCCAGCACGCGCACCCCGTCTCGGGCAACTACGGGGTCCCGCGGATCAACGCCCTGCGGCGGGCCGGCGGTGACGTGGTCGTCTCCTTCGGCGGCGCCAACAACAACGAGCTCGCCCAGGACATCACCGACGTCGGCGCCCTCACGGAGGCGTACGGCGGCGTCGTCGAGCGGCTCAAGGCGTACAAGCTGGACTTCGACGTCGAGGGCACCGCCGTGGTCGACAAGGCGGCCAACACCCGCCGGGCCAAGGCGCTCGCGGCGCTCCAGCAGCGGTACGCGGCCAAGGGCACGCCCCTGCACATCTCGTACACGCTGCCGGTCCTGGCGAGCGGGCTCACCCCGGACGGCCTGGAGGTCGTCCGCGACGCGCTGCGGAACGGGCTGGCCGTGGAAACCTGGAACGTGATGGCCATGGACTACGGCCCGCCGGTCCAGGACATGGGCCAGGCCGCCATCGACGCGGGCACCAACCTGCACGACCAGCTCGCGTCCGTCTACCCCGGCACCCCCGACGCGGCGGTGTGGAAGATGATCGGCATCACCCCGATGATCGGCGTCAACGACAGTCCCGGGGAGACCTTCCGGCTGGAGGACGCGCGCCGGCTCGCCGCGTGGGCGGCCCAGAAGCACATCGGCCGGCTGTCCATGTGGTCGGCCACCCGTGACCACCCGTGCGACAAGCCGACCGCGAGCCCAGTCTGCTCCGGCATCCCCGGCCAGCAGGAGTACGAGTACAGCAAGGTGCTCGGTACGTTCACCGGCTGA
- a CDS encoding class I SAM-dependent methyltransferase codes for MTTTPPLGYAFDNDSEHATEQHRCLAAAYDGFTTHRLARLPVAPGAHCLEVGAGGGSVARWLAARVAPTGSVLATDVKPQHSPAAPGLRVLVHDARSDPLPEGAFDIVHARLVLMHLPERIEVLRRLVGALRPGGWLQLDEFDETTYGPLVPVGGCAAAAAAAYRDYLDAKLRLLRAAGVDLAWGRRAATAMHRAGLVRVDAEPAVQQWRAHSPGTALQIHNTHHLRDRFRSAGLTDDGLRAAREVMSHPDFLATSCLMYSVQGQRPLGF; via the coding sequence ATGACCACGACTCCTCCGCTCGGCTACGCGTTCGACAACGACAGTGAGCACGCCACGGAGCAACACCGTTGCCTCGCCGCGGCGTACGACGGCTTCACCACCCACCGGCTCGCCCGGCTCCCGGTCGCCCCCGGGGCGCACTGCCTGGAGGTGGGTGCGGGCGGCGGCAGCGTCGCCCGGTGGCTCGCGGCCCGGGTGGCGCCGACGGGGTCCGTACTGGCCACGGACGTCAAACCACAGCACTCCCCGGCCGCGCCCGGCCTGCGCGTCCTCGTCCACGACGCGCGCAGCGACCCGCTGCCCGAGGGCGCGTTCGACATCGTGCACGCCCGGCTGGTGCTGATGCACCTGCCCGAGCGCATCGAGGTGCTGCGGCGGCTGGTCGGCGCGCTCCGGCCCGGGGGCTGGCTCCAGCTCGACGAGTTCGACGAGACCACCTACGGTCCGCTGGTGCCGGTGGGCGGGTGCGCCGCCGCCGCGGCGGCGGCCTACCGCGACTACCTCGACGCCAAGCTCCGCCTGCTGCGGGCGGCGGGGGTCGACCTGGCGTGGGGACGGCGGGCCGCGACCGCCATGCACCGGGCCGGGCTCGTCCGCGTCGACGCCGAGCCCGCCGTCCAGCAGTGGCGCGCCCACTCCCCCGGCACGGCCCTGCAGATCCACAACACCCACCACCTCCGGGACCGGTTCCGCTCCGCCGGCCTGACGGACGACGGGCTGCGGGCGGCCCGCGAGGTCATGAGCCACCCGGACTTCCTGGCCACCTCCTGTCTGATGTACTCGGTCCAGGGCCAACGGCCCCTCGGTTTCTAG
- a CDS encoding ArsR/SmtB family transcription factor, producing MSEIARSSATAMTEAAEVAMFRALGHPVRLGIMKALAERPETCACDFTELFHVTQPTISQHLRVLREAGLVVTRRQGVQICYSVRPEALHRLHEVLTAIQPPRLAAAG from the coding sequence GTGAGCGAGATTGCGCGGAGTTCGGCCACAGCCATGACAGAGGCGGCCGAGGTCGCGATGTTCAGGGCGCTCGGGCACCCGGTGCGGCTGGGCATCATGAAGGCGCTGGCCGAGCGGCCCGAGACGTGCGCCTGCGATTTCACCGAGCTGTTCCATGTGACGCAGCCGACCATCAGCCAGCACCTGAGGGTGCTGCGCGAGGCGGGGCTGGTGGTCACCCGCCGCCAGGGCGTGCAGATCTGCTATTCGGTACGGCCGGAGGCGCTGCACCGGCTCCATGAGGTGCTCACCGCGATCCAGCCGCCCCGCCTGGCCGCCGCGGGCTGA
- a CDS encoding MFS transporter yields the protein MRDESGTTPATEGVLSPRHRALSLGLITSVTLVAFLWLGVATVLPRAAEDLGGVHLFGWAFTAFMLANLFGTVAAGQGADRGGPTRPYLQAFTVFVAGCVVAALAGNWYVLLAGRALQGLGVGGVLALAYLIVGRAYPDELRARMLALVASAWTLPALLGPAVAGALANATDWRVVFLVLVPLVPVAALLTLPALRGLAPSGSGPGGNRLPLTVLLVLGVGALLAGLENRDPVVLVPLVVAGLAVTLPALRRLLPAGTLTARRGMPAGMIVRGLVSAAYYGGESFFPLSMTRVMGLDTLGSGLALSAGALTWVTGAWLQARLDTRGGGSGRHARVVLGFVLLVAGDGMIALAVGTSLESVALAVGGWAVAGLGMGFVYPAVTTIVLSLAPKGQEGAASSGLQLCETLSVAVMTGLGTAVTAYGSSHGWGDGRGLGLIYLIAAACALLGIAAGLRTAARRTTRGTEPATEPAAEPAAEPASETAPEAGRSA from the coding sequence ATGCGGGACGAGTCCGGCACCACCCCCGCCACGGAAGGCGTGCTGTCCCCACGCCACCGAGCGCTGTCCCTCGGCCTGATCACCTCGGTGACCCTGGTGGCCTTCCTCTGGCTGGGCGTGGCCACCGTGCTGCCGCGCGCGGCCGAGGACCTGGGCGGAGTACACCTGTTCGGCTGGGCGTTCACCGCGTTCATGCTGGCCAACCTGTTCGGCACGGTCGCCGCCGGCCAGGGCGCCGACCGGGGCGGTCCCACCCGCCCGTACCTCCAGGCGTTCACCGTGTTCGTCGCCGGCTGCGTCGTCGCCGCCCTCGCCGGCAACTGGTACGTCCTGCTGGCCGGCCGGGCCCTGCAAGGTCTGGGCGTCGGCGGGGTCCTGGCCCTCGCCTACCTGATCGTCGGCCGCGCCTACCCGGACGAGCTCCGGGCCCGCATGCTCGCCCTCGTGGCCTCCGCGTGGACGCTGCCCGCCCTGCTCGGCCCGGCCGTCGCCGGGGCGCTGGCGAACGCGACCGACTGGCGGGTCGTCTTCCTCGTGCTCGTCCCGCTCGTCCCCGTCGCCGCCCTGCTCACCCTGCCCGCCCTGCGCGGGCTCGCGCCCTCCGGCTCCGGGCCCGGCGGGAACCGGCTGCCGCTCACGGTCCTGCTGGTGCTCGGAGTCGGCGCCCTCCTCGCGGGGCTGGAGAACCGCGACCCCGTGGTGCTGGTCCCGCTGGTCGTCGCGGGCCTCGCCGTCACCCTGCCCGCGCTCCGCAGGCTGCTGCCCGCGGGCACCCTCACCGCCCGGCGCGGCATGCCCGCCGGAATGATCGTGCGCGGCCTGGTCAGCGCCGCCTACTACGGAGGCGAGTCCTTCTTCCCGCTCAGCATGACCCGGGTCATGGGGCTGGACACCCTCGGCTCCGGCCTCGCGCTCTCCGCGGGTGCCCTGACCTGGGTCACCGGCGCGTGGCTCCAGGCCAGGCTGGACACCCGGGGCGGGGGTTCCGGCCGGCACGCGCGGGTGGTGCTCGGCTTCGTGCTGCTGGTGGCCGGGGACGGCATGATCGCGCTGGCCGTGGGCACCTCACTGGAGAGCGTCGCGCTCGCCGTGGGCGGCTGGGCCGTCGCCGGCCTCGGCATGGGCTTCGTCTACCCCGCCGTCACCACTATCGTCCTCTCCCTGGCCCCCAAGGGTCAGGAAGGGGCGGCAAGTTCGGGGCTCCAGCTGTGCGAGACGCTCTCCGTGGCCGTGATGACCGGCCTGGGCACGGCCGTCACCGCCTACGGCTCCTCCCACGGCTGGGGCGACGGCCGTGGGCTCGGCCTCATCTACCTCATCGCCGCCGCCTGCGCCCTCCTCGGCATCGCCGCCGGCCTGCGCACCGCGGCCCGCCGCACCACCCGCGGAACGGAGCCCGCCACTGAACCTGCCGCTGAACCGGCCGCCGAACCCGCCTCGGAGACCGCCCCCGAGGCCGGGCGCTCGGCGTGA